ggatatccttgttaactttctgtctcgttgatctgtctaatgttgacagtggggtgttaaagtctcccattattattctgtgggagtctcagtttctttgtaggtcactaaggacttgctttatgaatcggtgtgctcctctattgggtgcatatatatttaggatagttagctcttcttgttgaattgatccctttaccattatgtaatggccttctttgtctcttttgatctttgttggtttaaagtctgttttatcagagactaggattgcaacccctgcctttttttgttttccatttgcttggtagatcttcctccatccctttattttgagtctatatgtgtctttgcacgtgagatgggtttcctgaatacagcacactgatgggtcttgactctttatccaatttgccagtctgtgccttttaattggagcatttagcccatttacatttaaggttagtattgttatgtgtgaatttgatcctgtcattataatgttagctggttattttgcttattagttgatgcagtttcttcctagccttgatggtctttacaatttgtcatgtttttgcagtggctggtaccggttgttcctttccatgtttagtgcttccttcaggaggtcttttagggcaggcctggtggtgacaaaatctctcagcatttgcttgtctgtgaagtattttatttctccttcacttatgaagcttagtttggctggatatgaaattctgggttgaaaattcttttctttaagaatgttgcagCCCTCTAGCTGCACTCGGCTGAGTCAGTCAGTCTGTCAGAGTCTGTCCTTGGAGCAGGCGGAGTAAAGGGACTTGAGCGAGCCAGTTGCCGGATTATTCtatttcccctccctctctcccaccccgtGTCTCTTttcacccttctcccaccctcgcTCACGTAGCCATGGCGGAGCCATCGGCGGCCACTCAGTCCCCTTCCATCTCCTCGTCGTACTCGGGAGCCAAGGCGTCCGCGCCCGGCAGCAGCGGAAGCCCAggagcctgccctgccctggggaCGAAGAGCTGCAGCTCCTCCTGTGCGGTTCACGATCTGATTTTCTGGAGAGATGTGAAGAAGACTGGGTTTGTCTTTGCCACCACGCTGATAATGCTGCTTTCCCTGGCAGCTTTCAGTGTCATCAGTGTGGTTTCTTACCTCATCCTGGCTCTTCTCTCTGTCACCATCAGCTTCAGGATCTACAAGTCCGTCATCCAAGCTGTACAGAAGTCAGAAGAAGGCCATCCACTCAAATCCTACCTGGACGTAGACATTACTCTGTCCTCGGAAGCTTTCCATAATTACATGAATGCTGCCATGGTGCACATCAACACGGCCCCGAAACTCATTATTTGTCTCTTTCTGGTAGAAGATCTGGTTGACTCCTTGAAGCTGGCTGTCTTCATGTGGCTGATGACCTATGTTGGTGCTGTTTTTAACGGAATCACCCTTCTAATTCTTGCTGAACTGCTCATTTTCAGTGTCCCGATTGTCTATGAGAAGTACAAGACCCAGATTGATCACTATGTTGGCATCGCCTGAGATCAGACCAAGTCAATTGTTGAAAAGATCCAAGCAAAACTCCCTggaattgccaaaaaaaaaatgcagaataagTACATGGAAACCAGAAATGCAACAGTTACTAAAACACCATTTAATAGTTATAACGTCGTTACTTGTACTATGAAGGAACATACTCAGTGTCAGCTTGAGCCTGCattccaagcttttttttttaatttggtgttTTCTCCCATCCTTTCCCTTTAACCCTCAGTATCAAGCACAAAAATTGACGGACTGATAAAAGAACTATCTTAGaactcagaagaagaaagaatcaaatTCATAGGATAAGTCAACACCTTAATGGTGGTAGAGCTTTTACCTGTAGCTTGAAAGGGGAAAGATTGGaggtaaaagagaaaatgaaagatagAACACCTCTGGGTCCTTCTATCCAGTTTTCAGCACTAGTCTTACTCAGCTATCCATTATAGTTTTGCCCTTAAGAAGTAATGATtaacttatgaaaaaattatttggggACAGGAGTGTAATACCTTCCTTGGTTTTTTTTTGCAGCCCTCAAATCCTATCTTCCTGCCCCACAATGTGAGCAGCTACTCCTGATACTCCTTTTCTTTAATGATTTAACTTTCAACTTGATGAATAACTTATAAGTGATAGTGATAATTCCTGATTCCAAGAATGCCATCTgatagaaaagaatagaaatggaAAGTGGGACTGAGAGGGAGTCAGCAGGAATTCTGCAGTGGCCGTCACTCCCTCTGCCACTATCCCCAGGGAAGGAAAGGCTCCGCCATTTGGGAAAGTGGTTTCTACATCACTGGACATCAGTTCTAAGCGTTAGTTTGAGAACTCGTTCCCGAATGtgctttcctccctctcccctgcccacctCAAGTTTAATAAATATGGTTGtacttttcttattataaaataaatgtctgtaACTGCTGTGCACTGCTGTAAACTTGTTAGAGAAAAAATAACCTGCATGTGGGCTCCTCAGTTATTGAGTTATTGTGATCCTATCTCAGTCTGGGGGGGAACATTCTCAAAAGGTGAAATACAGAAAGCctttttttcttgatcttttcccAGTTGTTCTTTTCTTGATCTTTTCCCAAGATTCAAATCTCCGATTCCCATTTGGGGGCAAGTTTTTTTCTTCACCTTCAATATGAAAATTCAGCGAACTTGAAAGAAAAATCATCTGTGAGTTCCTtcaggttctcactcatagtcATGATCCTTCAGAGGGAATATGCACTGGCGAGTTTAAAGTAAGGGCTATGATATTTGATGGTCCCAAAGTACGGCAGCTGCAAAAAGTAGTGGAAGGAAATTGTCTTTCTACGTGTTCTGGGAAAATTAGTTAGGAATTTGGATGGGT
This DNA window, taken from Pan troglodytes isolate AG18354 chromosome 3, NHGRI_mPanTro3-v2.0_pri, whole genome shotgun sequence, encodes the following:
- the LOC101059801 gene encoding reticulon-3-like — its product is MAEPSAATQSPSISSSYSGAKASAPGSSGSPGACPALGTKSCSSSCAVHDLIFWRDVKKTGFVFATTLIMLLSLAAFSVISVVSYLILALLSVTISFRIYKSVIQAVQKSEEGHPLKSYLDVDITLSSEAFHNYMNAAMVHINTAPKLIICLFLVEDLVDSLKLAVFMWLMTYVGAVFNGITLLILAELLIFSVPIVYEKYKTQIDHYVGIA